A segment of the Mercurialis annua linkage group LG4, ddMerAnnu1.2, whole genome shotgun sequence genome:
TGGAAGCTGAAGACTTGCTTCTCCAGATTACCAGCAGCGGTCTTACTCCTGATGTGACGACTTACAATTCGTTAATCTTTGGATACGCTAATTCTGGAAATACCCTGAAATGTCTCGAGCTATATGAAACTATGAAGAATTTGGGCATAAAAGCTACTGTTAATACATATCATACTCTAATCATTGGATGTAGCAAGGAAGGGATAGAAGTAGTAGAGAGACTATATAATGAAATGTTACAGATGAATTTGGCTCCTGATCGAGTTTTGTATAATGCCATGATTCAGTGCTATGCTGAGATAGGAAACACTGCAAAGGCGCATGCTTTGCATCAGGAGATGCTAGACAGGGGAATTCAAACGGACAAAATGACTTACAATAGTTTGATTCTGGGTCATTTCAGAGACGGAAAGTCGTCAAACATAAATGATCTCGTCGATGATATGAAGTCTAAAGGGTTGACTCCTATGGGTTATACTTATAACATTTTAGTTAAGGGACACTGTGACATAAAGGATTTTAATAGAGCATATGCTTGGTCTAGAGAAATGTTTGAAAATGGTTTCCTTCTAAATGCAAGTATTGGTAAGGAGCTCATAGATGGCCTTAAGCAGGAGGGGCAGTTGCAAGAAGTGCAAGTTCTTTGCTCAGAGTTGAACATTGAAGAAACCGATGATTGGAGCTCTAGCGAGCAGCTTTCTGCAGATGCCAAAACATAAGAGATGCAATGAAGTTGCCTTGAGAAACATAATTTACATATTAATCTAATATAAGTTGTGCATTACTTTTTCATGTTCAATTTTGGCACCGGAATTGAGATTCGAAGTTTGGATTGATTGCACTACTTGTTGAAAACAACCCTACGGAATAGACTTGGCGATTCAACCCCTCTACGGAATAGACCTGGCGATCCAACAACCCTGCAGGTCTGCCCTACGAGATAGACCCGTGGAGGAATTTTACCCAAGGAGCTCTCTCTTTATGAAGTTGTTACTCTCCACAACAAGAGAATGAGAAAATTAGTAAATTCTTGACTAGCTCTTCTTGTCTGCAAGCTACTGTAGGAAGCTAATAGTATTACAAAGGGTACCTAATAGACAAGGAACGAAGGAGCAAAAACAGCATTTTTCTGAGGCTGATGCTGTCTGGTTTACCATTACCAAGATTTCAGACATAAAAGAGGTATATCTTTTCCTAGTTCATCCTCTTTTGTctatgtttgatttttaatagaCATACATTCTATACTGTAATTGTTATGTAATTACAATTATGATACATTagtaaaacataacaaaattaAGCCTCAAACCGCTGTAATATATCTGATTCATTGTTCTCTATCTATTTTACTCAACAAAAAATACAAGAACTTAAAAAAGAAGCAATTTTTATCCAAATGAACCAAACCCAACTCAAGGTTTCATCATATTATTAAGCATCTTCATCAAAAACAACaaccaaacaaacaaaaaaacagCTACCAAAACTCTAAAATCTAGAGCAACTTAAGCATATCATCAGCACCACTGAAAGTAAAAGCACCACCTTCTTCCACATTAAGAACTTTAACCACCCCATCTTCAGCCAAAATAGCATACCTCCTTGACCTAACCCCCAACCCAATAGGCTTATCACTCAAATCCAATTCAAACCCTAATTTCTTAGTCAATTCCCCATTTCCATCGCTCAACAGCAACACCTCATCCTTAATCCCCAGATTCTCCTTCCACGCTTTCATTACGAATGCATCGTTTACCGAAATGCACGCGATTACGTCGATTCCTTTCGATTTCAGCTCCGCGGATTTCTCCACGAAACCCGGGAGGTGTTTCTGGGAACATGTGGGGGTGAATGCTCCCGGCACGGCAAACAGGATTGACTTTTTGCCGGAGGTTAAGGAGGAGATTGTGGTGGTTTGGAGCTCTCCGTCGGCGTCGAAGAAGGAGAGGGTGGAGTCTGGGAGCTTGTCCCCGAGGGATAGTGCGGCGGTGATGGGGGCGGTTGATTTGGTGGTTAGGGTTTTGAATTTTGGGAATTTGGATTGGGTTTTGAGTGGGAGAGGAGTGAACGAGAGCTTTGAGGAAAGGGATTTGGCGGTGGTTGATGTGGCGGTGGCGGTTGCTGCTCCGACGGTGGTCGGAGAGAAGAGGAGGCGGGAGATGGAGAGAGTGGCGGCCATTTGTTTTGAGTGGTATGGTGAGAAAATGTGCAGCTGTGTGGGGAGTTTTTTAGGATGCGAAGAGTAGATGACGGAGTGAGCAATGAAAGGTGGGTGGAGATTGTCAAGTGAGCTGAGCTGTCCTGTGATGACgacacatttttattttattttattttatgtactGATTATTTTTGACCAAACGCATATTTGGGTCCCTGCCCTTGTCGTCTTTTTTAATTTGGGTCCCTGCACTTAAAAACATCCATAGTAAATACCTGCACTATCAAAAATATCTATTTCAAGTCCCTATCGGTGAGCCAATAGACGGAACGTAGATGACGCTAAAAACTAACAGATGTAAAATGTGTAATTGAGTCCCCGCactgttattattttttaaattgaatccATACactaaaaaatatccaaattgcgTCCTTGCACTATAATTGTTTTGGAAATTGAGTCCCTACTCTAAAGAATATTCAAATTGGGACCTTCTAtcatcaaataatattaataattttttatttaattttatttttaatattaaaattgtctCTAactattaacaatttttttaaaatctaatttaaaatcttaattattttaaattttttaattaattaaattaaaataaatattttcaaatatacaattagtttttaattttttaaaaaatattaaatatattaaaaaaaattcctcaaaacccaatttttattagtttcgaAAAGACAAacctatttttattaaatataaaaaaataactcaaatctattatttacatataaaatacttttatagctaaaaaaaacaataacccTAATTTTCCTAAAATTGAACCATCCCTACACTCTGCCACAATTGCCCCCGTTGTGCGGCCACTGTTATTCATCGGAGCCGTCACCGTTTTGCGACATAATATGGTAAAGGAGGAAGGCCACGCTAAAGATGATGTTGGAGCCGTTAAACGACGCTGGAGATGATGGTAGAGCCGATAGACAAAGCTGGGGGCGATGGATTTGCTCGTGACGGTGGTTTTGCTTGAGACGATGGAGACGTTTGGCAGTGGTGGAGGAGGAAGACGAAACTGGAGACGATAGGCATTGACTGGGAAGATCAAGCGGTGGTGAGAGTAGGCAGCAATGGAAGTGTAGGGTTTTTTTAATGAGTAAAATGAAagtgtttttttatgtttttatttatttaatgtgtatattaaaaattatattatattttaatttaatttaattaataaaattattatttgataaattttgaataataaaaatttttaattaaaatttatagtgtaGGATACAATTAGCAAATAATTATAGTGTAAGGATCCAATTGGCAAAATTGTATATTACAAATATCACCAGTCTCAAAGAAAAGCGTTGGTGAGTCACTCTCTAACAGAATAAGACGGAGGGACTTATTATGATCATTTTGATAGTGCATGGATTTATAATGGGTGTTTTTGTGTGCAGGGATCCAAATTAAAACAGATAACAAGTACAGGGCTCCAAATATATATTTGGCTATTATTTTTATGGGTTCGACTTTTGCTATAAATGTAGAGAAAATTAGAGTGTTTACTGGGTTTGGacatttttattagaattttacgAGCCCAGAAATGGGTTTAGAGAAATACGGTggccttttaatttttttgaattttagaatttttattagCAATTATATGTTTTCTAATTTGAAAATAGCCCTTATCAGAAATGGTAACCTCcctatttaaatttcaattagatTATTCCAAGAATATCTCCGAAAATTTCTCTACAAATAACTCCTCAAACAACTCCCCAATCCCACTTTCCAAatctttcctttttttttgattttaggtTGACAGGAATTATGGAATGGTGAAAACTAGAGCTTCTTCAACAAATAATTCTGATATGAAATCATCCCCATCAAAGACACCCGCAATGACAAAATCGAAGAGGGTATCTAGCAAACGGAAGGTTGATTTTGATGATGTTCAAATTACGAGTAAGAACCCTAGAGTTCACTGTCACTGataatcaaaagaagaaaaaaaattgttcctTCTCCTCATACTTCTGTTAaggtaatttttattaaaattctttatttttttacctttaattgatttttgtattttgtttcttGTGATTCAATAATGTATTTTAGGGTGTGTAACTAAATGTTGTCTATTTGATTGTTTTGTTTACATGtgtttaaattatgtatttgttgtcttaatttttcaatttttttaatgcaTGTTTACTGTTTTTAATCTGTTTATGGTTAATATTTAATTGTCAGTTGGTTACCTATGGGTGAACTGAGATTAGAATGTATTTATGTGTTAGACCCTTTTTATGAACTCTGTATTGTGTTAgttatgttaatttttattttttatgcattttatttgtttgttaatTGTGTAAGTGTTATTATGGAGTTACTAGATGGTTAACTATAGGTGAACTGAGAGTAGTgtgtttttttagaaaataattactGTCAGTATCCATGCTAATTAACCATTAGGTAACTATTAGTACACTATTAGTTAACTTATAACAGGAACTTTAATTCTACAAGTATTTCTAAAGTTTTTGAATcgtctttgttattttttatattgcagtTTTTTTCTGTCAAACTGATGAAAAAAAACGATGAACGAAGGCGGTTTGAGTTGAACGAAGAAAGCAGTCGTTGGAGTGAGACGAAGATAGGCGAACGATGAACGAAAGCGAACAATGAAAGAAGGCGCGGTGGCTGGAAGCCATTgtcttttttattataattggattttaacaatgatgtaaaaataattaaggttaactatatgtttctaatggttaattaatagttaactaactttgtatgattttttatataaaacatgaatatatattgataattacttttttttaattacggttaactaatatgtgactaatagttatttttatacgtatgattatttttaaaataattgaaatttgatgttcagttgtttttttattatatttgaataattttaaaaataattaggggGTAATTATATGTTTTCTAACTGTTgactattagttaactatacTTGTGTTGGTTATCTAAAACATGAATACATAatgttaattatctttttttttatttgttaaagttAACTAATAAGTGACTACTGGTTAATTGACAGTTAACTAATTTGGTGTACTGTTAATTTTATGACATATTATAGttagatttatctaaaaatgattttatgatgttaataattttttttattaaatttaatttattaatggttAATTACATGTAAACTGAcagtatatcattttttttacaaataaatgaatttatattgtatattcatatttgttgattgtttatgatgAGTTAATGCATTTTTTGTTTACAAAACTGTTTGATGATTTCTTGATTGTCTTAtttgctgatttttttttattttttaataagtcTGATTTGCTAATTTCAAATATTGGTACGTTTTTAAAAAGTCATTGCAATTCCATTATATATGGAAAGTTTGTTAAATGCAAGTAATTTCTCCTTATGAATCTTGAAGATTCTTGAAAATATATTCCCAATATGTTAGTTTACCCATTTATAGGATATATTCAAAATCATAACATCTTATATCCTTATTTATTCTAACCGTATTTTCtatattaaatttgttatttttgcaatttgaaatttgataatTGTATTATTCAACTTTGATTTTTCCTctagtaaaatttataatattttcacaCAAGTAGGGTAGTTGTCAATTTTTCCCATAAATGTATGGATTGATCAGATAAAAAGAGCAAGTGAGTTATAGCCTTGATGGCTTAATTCCCATTGCACCTCATAGAGGTCCGGGTTTCGAACCCTCCTCTAGCAGCAGTGTGCTACACTTTAAAAAATGGTTGATAAACTAATCCTAACACTATAGCCAACTTCCGCTAATCATATttcagttaaaaaaaatcagttaaaaaaagaaaattcattagaaaattatataaaatctctcaaaattataattgttattttagtaatttaggtttTTATTGGTGGTTTATTCCCCAAGATGGTTTTTGCTAGcaacaaatttaaaatggtcctttttaaaaaattcaaattaataaataaaataccaataaaatataatttaaatgttataagcgctaagcagcaaattgctaggtcgtgggttcgattacTCCTCCAAGTGCTCTCCCTCCccaaattaatacataaaattaaaaaaaaacaattaaattcttttaatttaaaattttgcataTCAAATTAATCCCATAATTTAACAAATAgtaataattgtttatttaatttgtataaatATCAATTATATTGTAAAAACAAAAACCATAAAACAATACTCTTTATACAAAACAAAAATGATTTACCCTCTTGGAACAGAAAAGCCGACCGTCTCGAAAATCGGAACCGAAAAGCCGACCGTCTAGGAAGTCGGAACCGAAAAGTCGACACCCTCGAAACAGTCCCATGGGTCTGCAGCAGCTCCCCTTTTCcggcaaaaacaaaaaaaatgaattttttttagaaaaatattcaaaaagcccctaaattaattaaaaattaattatgattaattagcatttaaacatgtttaattagagtaaattatgacTAATTAGAAACTCACTCTCCAAATTAAGGTGTCACATTAGTATAGGTGGGTTTTAGAGCCGGTTTTACCAAATTCAGGataaaaataattctatttttcagttttggactttttttatattttaaaaattgagggAATATAGCGATCCTTTGTTCCTGAATAATTCACCCaagctccttcttcttcttcatcacaaTAATTCTTTAATTACTTACTTTTCAAACACCACAATTTTTTTAACTGTCCTTCACATTTTCCAACATTCCCTACATTTTATCCATTTTCTTAACTcacttgtttatttttttattatttttgtaaatttttttccacCTATTTTATGGTTACTACATGTCGCGCCTCGGAACTTCAACCTAAAATCAAACTTCTGAAACATGAGGGAGAAGATTGTTGCAACGAAAGCTCTAAAAACTACAAAAGTGAAATCAACTGGTGAATCTTCAGTTCGTCGATctcctattttttaaaataagagacATGCAGATGATGTATTTTGGCTATCAATTAAGCAAAAGGTATTTCATCAATGAATCGGAAAAATCTTCTCCTAAAGTCTGTTTATATCCTTTACTAATTTATTTAGAGTTCATAATTTGTCTATATTAGGTTTTTATTAACATTTATACTATACTTAttagatttttaattgtttttttacaaTCAAAATAATCTTCCATTAATATCAAGCAGTTACAAGTGCAAGAATTTAGAAAgggtataaccgtttctaataACCTGACATATAACAAGACTCAAAGCCTTGTTCGCATATCGccttacaaaatcaaaatcaaaattacataactgctctACCATCATAAGAATCCAATTTTATCAATGACTAATAGAAGGCTCACCAAAACTTCATAAAAAGCAACAAACAAACATTTCGATATAGAAAGGACAATGAACCTTTCGATATAGAAAGgacaataaaatttttaaaaaagaaagacaatcaCTATAATaagtatcaaaaacaaaaaaaaactaacataACATCTATACAAATTCATCTCCAGTCTTGAAAAGATCTAGATTTATGTAATACCCGtaagtttaaattatttaattgcgtcacgtgtccagttttgagttgccgaagtggcgatatcggaaagatttccgaaaaattaagataaataaaactTTAGTATGTCGGTTTTAGAAAGATTATTAcgagaaatttaatattatatcctAGTTTAAAAATTGGAATTGGGACTAAAAggaaaatatca
Coding sequences within it:
- the LOC126677543 gene encoding peroxiredoxin-2E, chloroplastic, with the protein product MAATLSISRLLFSPTTVGAATATATSTTAKSLSSKLSFTPLPLKTQSKFPKFKTLTTKSTAPITAALSLGDKLPDSTLSFFDADGELQTTTISSLTSGKKSILFAVPGAFTPTCSQKHLPGFVEKSAELKSKGIDVIACISVNDAFVMKAWKENLGIKDEVLLLSDGNGELTKKLGFELDLSDKPIGLGVRSRRYAILAEDGVVKVLNVEEGGAFTFSGADDMLKLL